The bacterium genome has a segment encoding these proteins:
- a CDS encoding PilZ domain-containing protein — protein sequence MAKSDAQRRALVRVDDHIDVSHRLVTKAEFDTLSQKIINRSSRQGSLESIEGLLESAGRNVDGNSPTWKALLILDKKLDFIISELQTKTQASDIEFFPSDVNISGSGIRFASRQLYKKGDLVWIVMRYPTVPVMQVEAIGVVTRLGASIKSRTETPSVQVSIQYEAINEQDREEILRYTFQRQRVLLRSQRDT from the coding sequence CCGCGCACTGGTCCGCGTAGACGACCACATTGACGTCAGCCACCGCCTGGTGACAAAGGCGGAGTTCGACACGCTGAGCCAGAAGATCATCAACCGCTCATCGCGCCAAGGCTCACTTGAATCCATCGAAGGGCTTCTCGAGTCGGCCGGCCGGAACGTAGACGGCAATTCGCCCACCTGGAAGGCCCTCCTGATACTCGACAAAAAGCTCGACTTCATCATCTCGGAGTTGCAGACGAAGACCCAGGCCAGCGACATCGAGTTCTTCCCCTCCGACGTGAATATCAGCGGATCCGGCATCCGCTTCGCAAGCCGCCAGCTCTACAAAAAAGGCGATCTCGTCTGGATTGTCATGCGGTATCCCACGGTGCCGGTCATGCAGGTCGAGGCCATCGGCGTCGTCACCCGCCTCGGCGCATCCATCAAATCACGAACCGAAACCCCATCGGTCCAGGTTTCCATTCAATACGAGGCCATCAACGAGCAGGATCGCGAAGAAATCTTGCGCTACACCTTCCAGCGCCAGCGCGT